Proteins encoded in a region of the Ruegeria sp. AD91A genome:
- a CDS encoding DUF3095 domain-containing protein, which translates to MKDLHSAFYENLPLLRDFTRLADPAKFSPVPDDWFLGVADIVDSTGEIARGRYKTVNTVGAAVISAMINAMDGKLFPYVFGGDGAAFAIPPGEVEAARDTLSALRRWAEEEFSMPLRAALVSVAEIRKAGRDLRVARFAPSSGVDYAMFSGGGLAWAEAEMKACRHMIAPAEPGAQPNLTGLSCRWSNSPARHGQIVSLVIEPTASATERDFADLAQSVLSASEELERAGHPVPENGPPMRWPPPGLDIDAHVSRNGRNLILHKLVLLVQNLLIAILFKTGKKLGQFEPEHYRIMVSSNADFRKFDDGLKMTLDCDTATLRQIEQMLEEACGRGKIRYGLHVQDEAMMTCFVPSATRDDHVHFVDGASGGYAQAAAAMYR; encoded by the coding sequence ATGAAAGACCTCCATTCTGCATTTTATGAAAACCTGCCCCTGTTGCGGGATTTCACCCGTCTGGCAGACCCGGCGAAGTTTTCTCCGGTGCCCGACGACTGGTTTCTGGGGGTCGCCGATATTGTCGATTCAACCGGGGAAATAGCGCGAGGGCGATACAAAACCGTTAACACCGTTGGGGCCGCCGTGATCTCGGCGATGATTAACGCGATGGACGGCAAGCTGTTTCCCTATGTCTTTGGCGGCGACGGAGCGGCGTTTGCGATTCCTCCCGGCGAAGTTGAAGCAGCTCGGGATACTCTTTCAGCCTTGCGGCGCTGGGCGGAAGAGGAGTTTTCCATGCCGTTGCGTGCGGCGCTGGTGTCGGTGGCAGAAATCCGAAAAGCAGGCAGGGACTTGCGTGTCGCCCGTTTTGCTCCGTCCTCCGGCGTGGATTATGCCATGTTTTCTGGCGGGGGATTGGCCTGGGCCGAGGCAGAGATGAAAGCGTGTCGTCATATGATCGCGCCTGCCGAACCAGGTGCGCAGCCGAACCTGACAGGCTTGTCGTGTAGATGGTCCAACAGCCCGGCGCGGCACGGTCAGATCGTTTCACTGGTCATTGAACCCACCGCGTCAGCAACTGAACGTGATTTTGCCGATCTTGCGCAATCGGTTCTGTCCGCGTCAGAAGAGCTGGAGCGTGCCGGACATCCGGTGCCGGAGAATGGTCCACCCATGAGGTGGCCGCCTCCTGGCCTTGACATTGATGCGCATGTTTCGCGCAACGGGCGGAATTTGATTTTGCACAAGCTCGTTCTTCTGGTTCAGAACCTGCTGATCGCGATACTCTTCAAGACCGGTAAAAAGCTGGGACAGTTTGAGCCCGAACACTACAGGATTATGGTCAGCAGCAATGCCGATTTCCGCAAGTTTGATGACGGTCTGAAGATGACATTGGATTGTGATACGGCCACTTTGCGACAGATCGAACAAATGCTGGAAGAAGCGTGCGGGCGCGGCAAAATCCGATACGGTTTGCACGTGCAGGACGAGGCGATGATGACGTGTTTCGTCCCGTCGGCCACACGGGACGATCATGTGCATTTCGTCGATGGTGCCTCGGGCGGATACGCCCAGGCCGCAGCGGCCATGTACCGTTGA
- a CDS encoding aldolase/citrate lyase family protein yields MTAPRNSFKQALLQGKMQIGCWMSFAESITAEIMGTAGFDWLVIDGEHAPNDIRSIRDQLLALAASDSHAVVRVPVGETWLIKMVLDAGAQTVLVPIVESAEQARELVRACRYPPAGVRGVGAMASRATIYGSVGNYIQTADQEICLLLQVETRAGMAALDEILEVDGVDGVFIGPADLSTDMGHQGNSAAPEVREVIGDALTRIKAAGKAPGILATNDEARQAYLDMGAQFLAVGIDVMLLAQTARDLAARWKAG; encoded by the coding sequence ATGACTGCGCCACGAAACTCATTCAAACAGGCTCTATTACAGGGAAAAATGCAGATTGGTTGCTGGATGAGCTTTGCTGAATCCATCACGGCCGAGATAATGGGAACGGCAGGTTTCGATTGGCTGGTGATCGATGGAGAGCATGCCCCAAACGACATCCGGTCAATCCGGGACCAGCTCTTGGCCCTTGCAGCAAGCGACTCTCATGCGGTTGTGAGGGTCCCCGTGGGTGAGACCTGGCTGATCAAGATGGTTCTGGATGCGGGTGCTCAGACCGTGCTGGTTCCGATAGTGGAAAGCGCCGAGCAGGCGCGAGAGCTGGTCCGGGCCTGTCGCTATCCCCCTGCCGGTGTCCGCGGTGTGGGCGCGATGGCATCGCGGGCGACGATTTACGGATCGGTCGGAAACTACATTCAGACCGCAGATCAGGAGATTTGCTTGTTGTTACAGGTTGAAACCCGCGCCGGAATGGCTGCTCTGGACGAAATTCTGGAAGTTGACGGCGTGGATGGCGTATTCATCGGACCTGCCGATCTGTCGACTGATATGGGCCATCAGGGCAACAGTGCGGCGCCCGAGGTGCGAGAGGTTATCGGCGATGCACTGACCCGGATCAAAGCCGCAGGCAAAGCGCCTGGCATTTTGGCGACAAATGACGAGGCCCGGCAGGCATATCTGGATATGGGCGCACAGTTTTTGGCAGTTGGCATTGATGTGATGCTGCTGGCGCAAACGGCACGTGATCTCGCCGCGCGATGGAAAGCCGGCTAA
- the hpaR gene encoding homoprotocatechuate degradation operon regulator HpaR: protein MTDDLPLTSRSLPIALLRAREKVMGPIRAMLADAGVTEQQWRVLRVLNEEGPQEPTHIAERACLLLPSLTRILQKLEHRGLISRRCHPADRRRQIVEISERGVQIIHANLSASMAQAERIRSQLGPEKHELLLDLLNELKDPKT from the coding sequence ATGACCGACGACCTCCCACTGACGTCGCGATCTTTGCCTATTGCGCTTTTGCGGGCGCGGGAAAAGGTTATGGGACCCATACGAGCAATGCTGGCCGACGCCGGTGTCACGGAACAGCAGTGGCGCGTGTTGCGGGTTTTGAACGAAGAAGGCCCGCAGGAACCGACGCATATTGCCGAACGCGCCTGTCTGCTATTGCCAAGCCTGACGCGTATATTGCAAAAATTGGAACACCGCGGCCTGATCTCCCGACGATGCCATCCCGCGGACCGTCGCCGCCAGATTGTCGAGATCAGTGAGCGCGGTGTTCAGATCATTCACGCCAATCTATCCGCCAGCATGGCGCAGGCGGAACGCATTCGTTCCCAGCTGGGGCCGGAAAAACACGAACTGTTGCTGGATCTATTGAATGAGCTGAAAGACCCCAAAACCTGA
- a CDS encoding LacI family DNA-binding transcriptional regulator, which yields MNSETKRPLTLRDVSEASGVSEMTVSRVLRNRGDVSDATRTRVLAAAKDLGYVPNKIAGALASSRVNLVAVIIPSLSNMVFPEVMTGINQVLEDTELQPVVGVTDYLPEKEEKVLYEMLSWRPSGVIIAGLEHTDAARAMLDSAGIPVVEIMDTDGKPVDAMVGISHRRAGREMAQAILKAGYQHIGFMGTKMPLDHRARKRFEGFTEVLGKHGIEIEDREFYSGGSALAKGREMTQAMLERSPELDFLYYSNDMIGAGGLLYLLEQGVDIPGQIGLAGFNNVELLQGLPRKLATMDACRLDIGRQAAQIISERLKDPDSEIETRVTLTPKISYGDTLKRR from the coding sequence GTGAACAGTGAAACCAAACGCCCGCTTACCCTTCGTGATGTGTCCGAGGCTTCCGGTGTCTCAGAGATGACGGTGAGCCGGGTTCTGCGTAACAGGGGGGATGTGTCCGACGCCACCCGCACCCGCGTTCTGGCCGCCGCCAAAGATCTGGGATACGTCCCCAACAAGATCGCGGGCGCGCTGGCATCCAGCCGGGTCAACCTTGTCGCGGTGATCATCCCTTCGCTTTCGAACATGGTGTTCCCCGAGGTGATGACCGGCATCAATCAGGTGCTCGAAGATACCGAGTTGCAGCCTGTGGTTGGCGTGACGGATTATCTGCCCGAGAAAGAGGAAAAGGTGCTGTACGAGATGCTTTCGTGGCGACCCTCGGGCGTGATCATTGCAGGGCTTGAACACACTGACGCGGCCCGCGCCATGCTGGATTCAGCAGGTATTCCCGTGGTCGAGATCATGGATACCGATGGCAAACCTGTTGACGCGATGGTCGGCATTTCACACCGCCGGGCCGGACGTGAAATGGCGCAGGCGATCCTGAAGGCCGGGTATCAGCATATTGGCTTCATGGGCACCAAGATGCCGTTGGATCACCGCGCCCGGAAGCGCTTTGAAGGTTTTACCGAAGTGCTGGGCAAACACGGGATCGAGATCGAAGATCGCGAGTTCTATTCTGGCGGCTCTGCCCTGGCCAAAGGGCGCGAGATGACGCAGGCCATGCTTGAACGCTCGCCGGAACTGGATTTCCTGTATTATTCCAACGACATGATCGGCGCTGGTGGTCTGTTGTACCTGCTGGAACAGGGCGTAGATATTCCGGGGCAGATCGGTCTGGCCGGGTTCAACAACGTCGAGCTTTTGCAGGGTCTGCCGCGCAAATTGGCGACGATGGATGCCTGCCGTCTGGATATAGGCCGTCAGGCCGCACAGATCATCTCTGAACGCCTGAAGGATCCGGATTCTGAAATCGAGACACGGGTCACCCTGACCCCCAAGATCAGCTATGGCGATACTCTGAAACGGCGATGA